The Phaseolus vulgaris cultivar G19833 chromosome 10, P. vulgaris v2.0, whole genome shotgun sequence DNA window ATTTAGCGtgaaaattataaacaattacCTGAGAATGTGTCTCTTCACTACCCTCTTGAACTGTATTGATAAATTCGTGATCCCTTCTCAAAGCAATATGACAAACTTGACGTACCTTTGCAACAATAAATTACCAGAATAAGCTCAATACTTCTATCTTTTCTAAACAAGAAACATACGaccataaaataaaaaggtaaagaaaaaaaaatacctcTTCTGGAACTGTGGCAGAAAACATAAGAGTTTGTCGTTGTTTAGGGACTGCTGCAATTATCTTTTCAATGTCTTTGCGAAATCCCATGTCAAGTAAATGATCAGCTTCATCAAGCACCAAAACCTTCACACCCATCAGCCTAGATGCAAAACCAGCAGTATTCTCAATATGGTCTCTAAGCCTTCCAGGAGTAGCCACAAGGATCTGTATACAGCATGCAACTGGAAGTTAACGGTGTGTGTGAACAGAACATGTGACCTTATTATCACAACTAAATATTTAATCAACAAAGTCTGGAAACTAGTTAGTAGTTAGCTATATGAGGATGAGGATGCAAATAAATAATAGATCAAAAGccttaaatcaaattaaaatatcaagATGCTACTAGTTTTAGGCTACAGTCAGGTGATACTCATAAAAATCTTTTGCTAAAACACTTATACACCAACATAAATTTGGTGCTTTTTGTCTCTTGATGTTTAACAGAAATTAGTAAAGAAACTTATGATGatgataaaaataagttttaatctAATATGTTTGGTCAAAAAAAAGATCCTACAATTTGTGACAGCTGGAACACAAATGTGCCAACAATAATATGTACAGCAATTTTACGTCAAGACTGTTTAGTAGCGTAGGGATATTTCAGAATAGATTATGGGCCATATGGAGGCATACAGTAACTAATAACAACATAAAATAAACTTTGGTAGCAATGAGAAGAGTTTACCTGGCAAGGATTTGCTTGCATTCGCTTCTGTTCTAGAGCAAGTCTTGTGCCTCCAATCACAACTTGAACACCAATGGCAGGATGATACTTAAGCAGTTTATTGGCCTCTGCAGCAGCCTGACTTGCAAGTTCTCGAGTTGGGCATATGACAAGAACAAAAATTGGTGGCCGCCTATTATCACGATCACTTGGAGGTGACTTTACCACAACTTCAATTGACGGAagctgaataaaaacacttaaaaaattAAGAGTAAAAAACTACTATTCATCTGTTACTACAGGTGCAACAAAACAATAGATTAGTTTCCAGCACAACGATTTGTGCTATTAAGTTGAATCTCAAGTAGACCTTTTCATGTATTCTTTTATTAGACATTTTAATCagtattttaaaacttttaaaggTATTTGTTGATCAACATAGAAGATTCTTTAATACTCCCACTGCAGACtagttaaaaaatgttatagcAGCCTCCATgcctaaaaacaaaaacaattgaaaagaaaatagaagCAAGCAAGAATTGCCCAATTGTCATGAATCATGATAAAATATCCAACTCTGTTCTGAAGCCCAAGAAATTAAGCAGAGTGGTCCAATGAAGTAGTTTGCTTATTTCAAATGTATCCCTTGTGTCAACTGTTTCTTACATTAATTGTCACCCATAAATGAATATGAAGAAACGTCCCAATATAAAGAGGCAATTAACCACCAATTTACTTAGgcaaacacacaccaagagacTTACCAAAAATGCTACTGTTTTTCCAGTGCCTGTCCTGGCCTTGGCAAGGACATCCTTACCTAAAAATGTTAATCGGAATAAGTGCCccaataataaataaactcaATAAATATGAGAACAATGTGGACCAGAGCTGGAATAAGTTCTAGTTTAATATTATCAATTAGATAGctcaatattttaaatacagACTCTTAACATAGTATGATATTTGCAACACAAATTATAAACTCAAGACAAAAAGGATACCAAAAGGAAGAGAAGAAAAGGTCACAGGGTTTGACAAAATCATATGACATGACATCTCTTACAAACAGGCAAAGCATAGCCACAAAAAATGACATTATATCGTAAAATCGTTTTCTTATGGCTCCATTCTCCATGGCCAAGGAAAAAAGACCAACCTTTGAGAATTACTGGAAGAGTAGCCTCCTGCACAACCGTCATTTTCTCATATCCAGCATCCTTGATTCCTTTTAGTGACAGTGGGGAGACTGAACATTGGTCAAATCTGTGGCATCACACCTCAAAAATCAGACATTCATAACCCGACAGCAGCATAGCATAATAAGATTAAAGTATATGCCAGAGCACATAAGGTAAACATCACAAATATACAAGCAAAAGGCTCTCCTTTCTCTTCATATTAATTTCATTCCTATCCTCCTCTATAAATCAAAGACAACTAGCTTTTAACATGTGCCCACCATGAGAGTAtccataaccaatttccaactTCATGCATGGAAGGTATGGAACAACAACAACCCAGTAAGTACAGTTGCATAATCCCATTCATTGACAAACACAAAGTTGACAGTATCCATTCAATctagaaaaaaattgtattgaaCAATAGACACCCTCtcatccctttctttttcacttTGTTCCACATCTCAAGGCTTGCAATCCGAAAAATCCCAAGACAGACAACTCAGTCCAACTCGAGTCCAGAGCAATAACAGGTCAAGCCAAAAAAACCCAAATTCAATTAGCAAACTGGGTTCCTTTTGTCACCTCAAGCCTACATACACGTTTCAAACAAGTACTACCAGCTACAGTAATGTTGTGTCAGCTAGCCAAACAAGTGCATTATGCAATAATAACCAATAGACTCGATACATTCACACAAGCAAGGAAACAAACAACTAGAGCATATTTAGACAAGCTTCACGTAAACATATTTTAACTTATggagaaactaattttttatttttaatattattttttctctcctAAAACTGTTTAATGGAGAACTTTGTTCAAACATACTCCAAAACTACTCCAAGTAGCATAACAGAAACATTAATGGTACAATGAACACACCTTGATTCACTCAGATAAGAATCAGAACCTCCAGGAGAAGATGGTCTAGGAGTCGGTTCAACAGTCTTCGGCTTCAGACCGTTTTGTTTTCCAAACAAAGCGGTTCTACTCTTGTTCAATATCTCCTCCTCCTCACTCCCATCACTGTTTTCATCTTCACTATCATCTTCGCTGAGAAACGTTCCAACGCCACCACCCTTGAACTTCCTTCCACTCTCCACCATTTCCTCATCGTCGTCACTCCGAGGTTGAAACTTTCTCCTCGCACCCGCATTCTGCCTTCCCCTCATCAAATCCTCGCCCCTCCTCTTCCCCAAATTGGGGGAAGCCCTATTGTTATTCCTCCGCGGCGGCCGGGTTTCGCGGCCTTCATCGTCGTCGCTGCCGAGCCGTTGGAAGCGGTCGACCCGGCCGGTCCGCAACTCATCGACCCAGTCACTGAGTTCAGCCTCGTCGTCGACGAGGCTCTTGGAGGGGCGAACCGGAATCTTGTCGCGGGCGTGGGCACTGACCCGGGCGGAAAAGGCGCGAGCTTTAAAGGTTGCTGCGGTTCGGAGGAACTTGGAGGGAGGGAAGAAGATGGCGCGAGAGAGAAGAGGAAGTGTGCGAGGCTTCATGGGAAGAAGGGGATGAAGAAGACGAATTTGGGTCAACAGCTTTGTGTGCATAGCAGCAGCAGAGCAGAAGAAGAGAGATAAGAGTGTGTGGGTTCGTTCAGAAGTCACAACCAACGAGGGTTTTGTGGAGGGAATCGATGGAGGGAATTAGGGTTTAAggatttatattttcttttttaaactcttttttttttgtcaaaatttGAAGAATGTCTTAATATCTAAAAGTtcgtattttatatttttaatgttggttctttaactaaaatgtttagtactaaattttaaaaattatgataagGTAATGTGAacatatactatttttttttaattggaggATGAAAATGTAGACCTAGAAATGTATACCTTTTGAGAAACATATCAATATAGGTAAatcatatttcaaaatatattttttagtaaatatattaaaacaaattttaatgtattttaaaacagaattatatttttttaaaaattaaataatacaaatgttaatttaaaatataatttattttcttcaaaaaaatCGCATTTTTTAAATACgttcaaaaaaaaatcatgggaaaaaattaaattattgtgagtattaaatataaacattCAACCAAAAATTCactcaaatattaaaattattaaagcgaatatttaacttaattttataaattgtataatttattccttatattaatacttaaaataatattttcaataacTCTTTTAGTGTTAATAATGCTGAGTAATGCTAGTCCGTCCCGCAAGTCCACCTCGTGCTAAGAGTGCAGACTCATTTCACTGATCCATCCCACATAAGAAGTAATATGCGGGCTAATTCgcataagattttttttcaaaaattaaaatttcattaattataaaaaacttaTTCCTACTActgaataattaaaattttatccctatttcaattcatttaattaagataaaaatataaattcaagtatgagGGTTGTTAGGAGACTTGATTAAAactaattaaagttttgttttgcatttatttttatgtaaatgtataag harbors:
- the LOC137818641 gene encoding DEAD-box ATP-dependent RNA helicase 31-like, which encodes MHTKLLTQIRLLHPLLPMKPRTLPLLSRAIFFPPSKFLRTAATFKARAFSARVSAHARDKIPVRPSKSLVDDEAELSDWVDELRTGRVDRFQRLGSDDDEGRETRPPRRNNNRASPNLGKRRGEDLMRGRQNAGARRKFQPRSDDDEEMVESGRKFKGGGVGTFLSEDDSEDENSDGSEEEEILNKSRTALFGKQNGLKPKTVEPTPRPSSPGGSDSYLSESRFDQCSVSPLSLKGIKDAGYEKMTVVQEATLPVILKGKDVLAKARTGTGKTVAFLLPSIEVVVKSPPSDRDNRRPPIFVLVICPTRELASQAAAEANKLLKYHPAIGVQVVIGGTRLALEQKRMQANPCQILVATPGRLRDHIENTAGFASRLMGVKVLVLDEADHLLDMGFRKDIEKIIAAVPKQRQTLMFSATVPEEVRQVCHIALRRDHEFINTVQEGSEETHSQVRQTHLVAPLDKHFPLLYVLLKDHIADDVDYKVLVFCTTAMVTRLVSELLGELNLNVREIHSRKPQSYRTRVSEEFRKSKGLILVTSDVSARGVDYPDVTLVIQVGLPTDREQYIHRLGRTGRRGKEGQGILLLAPWEEFFLSTIKDLPIEQVPVVPSVDPDTKRKVEKALSHVDMKNKEAAYQAWLGYYNSNKKVGRDKHRLVELANEFSRSMGLDNPPAVAKIVLGKMGLRNIPGLRSK